One region of Gottschalkia purinilytica genomic DNA includes:
- a CDS encoding thiamine diphosphokinase, whose translation MKILIVSNGNLEDICISDILEKHDLLICADGGARHLYKQNILPDIIVGDLDSIGDKVLNYYKKKEVVFHKFPSEKDKTDTELAIDYAIEKGATEISLLGVTGTRLDHTLANIMLLYDLLNKNIKARIIDSHNEIFMIKNNLEIQNDNKYKFVSVIPIINDAKKVNIKGFKYETKDIDFKIGTTLGISNEIKEEKGYIDMEDGICLIIKSRD comes from the coding sequence TTGAAAATACTAATAGTTTCAAATGGAAATCTAGAAGATATATGTATATCAGATATACTAGAAAAACATGATTTGCTTATATGTGCAGATGGTGGAGCTAGACATTTGTACAAGCAAAACATACTTCCAGACATTATAGTAGGAGATCTAGATTCTATTGGGGATAAAGTTTTAAATTATTATAAGAAAAAAGAAGTGGTTTTTCATAAATTTCCAAGTGAAAAAGATAAAACAGATACTGAATTAGCTATAGATTATGCGATTGAGAAAGGTGCAACGGAAATAAGTTTATTAGGAGTAACAGGAACAAGATTAGATCACACTTTAGCTAATATAATGCTATTATACGATTTATTGAATAAAAATATTAAAGCAAGGATAATAGACTCCCATAATGAAATCTTCATGATAAAAAATAACTTGGAAATTCAAAATGACAATAAATATAAATTTGTTTCTGTAATACCTATAATAAATGATGCTAAAAAGGTTAATATAAAAGGATTTAAGTATGAAACTAAAGATATAGATTTTAAGATAGGAACAACGTTAGGAATTAGTAATGAGATTAAAGAAGAAAAAGGATATATAGATATGGAAGACGGAATATGTCTAATTATAAAGTCAAGAGATTAA
- the rpmB gene encoding 50S ribosomal protein L28, with product MAKYCEVCGKGKVSGHLVTFSNRKSNRTWSPNVRKIRAIVNGSPKKINVCTRCIRSGNVERAL from the coding sequence TTGGCAAAATACTGTGAAGTATGCGGTAAAGGTAAAGTTTCAGGCCATTTAGTGACTTTCTCTAACCGTAAAAGTAATAGAACTTGGTCTCCAAACGTACGTAAAATAAGAGCTATCGTTAACGGTTCTCCTAAGAAGATAAATGTATGTACAAGATGTATAAGATCAGGTAACGTTGAAAGAGCATTATAA
- a CDS encoding Asp23/Gls24 family envelope stress response protein translates to MSAKVTNQYGNINIDDNVLASIAGLAAMECYGLVGMASKNATDGLVELLKKEHLTKGVKVHSEDDRIVIDLYVVVQFGISISAVASNIIEKVKYTVENITGLKVEKVNVNVQGVRVQK, encoded by the coding sequence ATGTCAGCAAAAGTAACGAACCAGTACGGGAATATAAATATAGATGATAATGTTTTAGCTTCTATTGCAGGATTAGCTGCTATGGAATGCTATGGATTGGTAGGAATGGCAAGTAAGAATGCTACAGATGGATTAGTTGAATTATTAAAAAAAGAACATCTCACAAAAGGTGTAAAAGTTCATAGCGAAGATGATAGAATTGTGATAGACTTATATGTTGTGGTTCAATTTGGGATAAGTATTTCTGCGGTGGCTAGTAATATCATAGAGAAAGTAAAATACACAGTTGAGAACATTACAGGACTAAAGGTTGAAAAAGTAAACGTAAATGTACAAGGAGTAAGAGTTCAAAAGTAG
- a CDS encoding DAK2 domain-containing protein: MKIEYVDGLMLSKMFLGAANSLEKNKEIVNSLNVFPVPDGDTGTNMSLTMQSAVRQLKNLDTQDIDKISSVVANGSLMGARGNSGVILSQLLRGFSKGLKGRKRIDTKIASIALKEGADTAYKAVMKPIEGTILTVARECAEKSIEISRTETDVVVFLKKVIEHGEIALNKTPEMLPVLKQAGVVDAGGKGLLTLLSGALEVLTGKEEISYDSIENTKHNVQPNPISDDITFGYCTEFIINNTDADNIEFRDKIQKLGDSILVVGGDNIIKVHIHTDDPGLVLQQALGLGELIDIKIDNMRYQHRNNVFSEEDNQTNEIEAVEETKKYGFITVSMGEGLKEIFNDLKVDHVISGGQTMNPSTEDILNAVNNINAENIIILPNNSNIVLAANQAKELSEKNIEVLPTKTIPQGVTALLAFNEEASIEENIENMTKAFKSIKTGQITFSVRDTSINDREINKDDIIGICDGDITSVGKDIKEVAIDLIRNTINEETELITLFYGEGITEEQANELREILEEEFDYIDIEIIYGGQPLYYYLIAIE; encoded by the coding sequence TTGAAAATTGAATATGTAGATGGACTTATGCTATCTAAGATGTTCTTAGGAGCTGCCAACTCTTTAGAGAAAAATAAAGAAATTGTTAACTCATTAAATGTTTTTCCAGTTCCAGATGGAGATACAGGAACAAATATGTCATTAACAATGCAATCAGCGGTTAGGCAACTTAAAAATTTAGATACTCAAGATATAGACAAGATATCTTCAGTTGTTGCAAATGGTTCACTAATGGGAGCCAGAGGAAATTCAGGAGTTATACTGTCTCAACTACTTAGAGGGTTTTCCAAAGGATTAAAGGGTAGAAAAAGAATTGATACTAAGATAGCATCTATAGCTTTAAAAGAAGGTGCAGATACTGCATATAAGGCTGTTATGAAGCCTATAGAAGGAACTATACTAACGGTAGCTAGAGAATGTGCTGAAAAATCAATAGAAATTTCTAGAACAGAGACAGATGTAGTTGTGTTTTTAAAAAAAGTAATTGAACATGGAGAAATAGCTCTTAATAAAACTCCAGAAATGCTTCCAGTTTTAAAACAAGCAGGTGTTGTAGATGCTGGTGGAAAAGGTCTTCTTACTTTACTAAGTGGAGCATTAGAAGTATTAACAGGTAAGGAAGAAATTAGCTATGATTCAATAGAAAATACAAAACATAATGTACAACCAAATCCAATTAGTGATGATATAACATTTGGATATTGTACAGAGTTTATTATAAATAATACTGATGCTGATAATATAGAGTTCAGAGATAAAATACAAAAGCTTGGGGACTCTATATTAGTTGTTGGTGGAGATAATATTATAAAGGTTCATATTCATACAGATGACCCAGGTCTAGTACTTCAACAAGCTCTAGGATTAGGAGAATTAATAGATATAAAGATAGACAATATGAGATATCAGCATAGAAACAATGTCTTCTCAGAAGAAGATAATCAAACAAATGAAATAGAAGCTGTTGAAGAAACTAAGAAATATGGATTTATAACTGTTTCTATGGGAGAAGGTCTTAAGGAAATATTCAATGATCTAAAAGTTGATCATGTTATTTCTGGTGGACAGACTATGAATCCAAGTACGGAAGATATTCTAAATGCCGTTAATAACATAAATGCGGAAAATATAATAATACTACCAAATAACAGTAATATTGTATTAGCGGCTAATCAAGCTAAGGAACTTAGCGAGAAAAACATTGAGGTTCTTCCTACTAAGACAATACCTCAAGGGGTAACCGCATTATTGGCATTTAATGAAGAAGCTAGTATTGAAGAAAATATAGAAAATATGACCAAAGCTTTTAAATCCATTAAAACAGGGCAGATTACTTTTTCAGTAAGAGACACATCTATAAATGATAGAGAAATAAATAAAGACGATATTATAGGTATATGTGATGGAGATATAACATCTGTTGGTAAAGACATAAAGGAAGTTGCTATTGACTTAATAAGAAATACAATAAATGAAGAAACTGAACTTATAACATTATTTTATGGAGAAGGAATAACTGAAGAACAAGCAAATGAATTAAGAGAGATATTAGAGGAAGAATTTGATTATATAGATATTGAAATAATATACGGAGGACAGCCTCTATATTATTATTTAATTGCTATAGAGTAA
- the recG gene encoding ATP-dependent DNA helicase RecG, protein MNKLDTSVQYIKGVGPKKVNLLKKLEIETIRDLIYYFPKGYEDRRELKKITELNEGEKSSIKVVISGLPSIYRARRGLTIIKIQVKDESGMAYLVWFNQDYVTKDLKIGETIKVNGKVKKSGNIIEIHSPIYVKNIQSNDKIGRVLPVYPLTEKLKNNEMIKFMTNALNEYLYLVEESIPEYISERLKLFTIRDSLRNVHFPKNRELYIKSRSTLAFEELLTLQLGLLLMRNDYDKSKECIKFEESKEIYEFIESLPFDLTNAQKRTFKEISDDMESDKQMNRLVQGDVGSGKTILAVLSMFKACKSGYQAVMMAPTEILARQHYDSIQGLLENYNIKCELLISNISNKNKKDIIEKVKSGDIDILIGTHALIEDYVEFKNLGLAITDEQHRFGVKQRAKLSSKGRNPDILVMTATPIPRTLALIMYGDLDISIIDELPPGRKKIKTYVRNESSKDKVYEFVRKQVLEGRQAYIVCPLVEESDSLDIQSAVELYENLKNNEFRDIKVGLLHGKMKGKEKDYIMNEFKLGEIDVLVSTTVIEVGVNVPNSNIMIIENAERFGLAQLHQLRGRVGRGEYQSYCILINKSNSRVSKERMSIMEKTNDGFLISEKDLEIRGPGEFFGIRQHGIPELKIARLPGDIKILKMAQEICFEILKEDPKLELEKNKSIRNKISRIFNKEGLIIFN, encoded by the coding sequence TTGAATAAACTTGACACATCCGTTCAATATATAAAGGGTGTTGGTCCTAAAAAAGTAAATTTACTAAAAAAACTAGAGATAGAGACTATAAGAGATTTAATATATTATTTTCCCAAAGGATATGAAGATAGAAGAGAATTAAAAAAAATTACAGAGTTGAATGAAGGTGAAAAAAGTAGCATTAAAGTAGTCATATCTGGATTACCTTCTATCTATAGAGCTAGAAGAGGATTAACTATAATAAAAATACAAGTTAAAGATGAATCTGGAATGGCTTATTTAGTGTGGTTTAACCAGGACTATGTAACTAAAGATTTGAAAATTGGTGAAACTATTAAAGTTAATGGAAAAGTAAAAAAATCTGGAAATATAATTGAGATACACAGTCCAATATATGTTAAAAATATTCAAAGTAATGATAAAATCGGTAGAGTTTTACCTGTGTATCCTCTTACGGAAAAACTTAAAAACAACGAAATGATTAAATTCATGACAAATGCTTTAAATGAGTATTTATACTTAGTAGAAGAGTCTATACCAGAGTATATTAGTGAAAGATTAAAGCTTTTTACAATACGTGATTCATTAAGAAATGTACATTTTCCTAAAAATAGAGAGCTTTATATAAAATCTAGATCAACTCTAGCATTTGAGGAACTATTAACATTACAGTTAGGACTTTTATTAATGAGAAATGATTATGATAAGAGTAAAGAATGTATAAAGTTTGAAGAATCGAAAGAAATATATGAATTCATAGAATCTCTTCCATTTGATCTTACTAATGCTCAAAAAAGAACTTTTAAAGAAATATCAGATGATATGGAATCAGACAAACAAATGAATAGACTGGTTCAAGGAGATGTAGGATCAGGGAAAACTATATTAGCAGTTTTATCGATGTTTAAAGCATGTAAATCAGGATATCAAGCGGTAATGATGGCACCTACAGAAATACTAGCAAGACAACATTATGATAGTATACAAGGATTATTAGAAAATTATAATATAAAATGTGAATTGCTTATTAGCAATATAAGTAATAAAAATAAAAAAGATATAATTGAAAAAGTTAAAAGTGGAGATATTGATATACTAATAGGAACACATGCTTTAATAGAAGATTATGTGGAATTTAAAAATTTAGGTCTTGCAATAACTGATGAGCAGCATAGATTTGGAGTGAAGCAAAGGGCAAAGTTGTCGTCTAAAGGAAGGAATCCAGATATTTTAGTAATGACTGCAACTCCTATTCCTCGAACACTTGCTTTAATAATGTATGGAGACTTAGATATATCAATAATAGATGAGTTACCACCTGGAAGAAAAAAAATAAAAACTTATGTAAGGAATGAGAGTAGTAAAGACAAAGTATATGAATTTGTAAGAAAACAAGTATTAGAGGGGAGACAAGCTTACATAGTTTGTCCTTTGGTAGAAGAGTCTGATAGTTTAGATATTCAATCAGCAGTTGAACTTTATGAGAATCTAAAAAATAATGAATTTAGAGATATCAAAGTAGGATTGTTACATGGGAAAATGAAAGGTAAAGAAAAAGACTATATAATGAATGAATTTAAGTTAGGAGAAATAGATGTTTTAGTTTCAACTACAGTTATTGAAGTTGGAGTAAATGTTCCTAATTCTAATATAATGATTATAGAAAATGCTGAAAGATTTGGTTTGGCTCAGTTACATCAATTAAGAGGTAGAGTAGGAAGAGGAGAATATCAGTCATATTGTATATTAATAAATAAAAGTAATAGTAGAGTGTCAAAAGAAAGAATGTCTATTATGGAAAAAACTAATGATGGATTTTTAATATCAGAAAAAGATTTAGAAATTAGAGGGCCAGGTGAATTTTTTGGAATAAGACAACATGGAATACCAGAACTTAAAATAGCAAGGCTTCCTGGAGATATAAAAATATTGAAAATGGCACAAGAAATTTGCTTTGAAATATTAAAAGAAGATCCTAAACTGGAACTAGAAAAAAATAAAAGTATAAGAAATAAGATATCAAGAATCTTTAATAAAGAAGGATTAATAATCTTTAATTAA
- a CDS encoding alpha/beta-type small acid-soluble spore protein: MANNNNNRIVVPEARQALNQMKTEIASELGLSNYESIDKGNLTARQNGYVGGYITKRLVEQAQRSLSGTSL; encoded by the coding sequence ATGGCTAACAACAATAACAATAGAATAGTTGTACCTGAAGCTCGTCAAGCTTTAAATCAAATGAAAACTGAAATAGCAAGCGAATTAGGATTAAGCAACTATGAATCAATAGATAAAGGAAACTTAACTGCTAGACAAAACGGTTATGTAGGTGGATACATCACTAAGAGATTAGTTGAGCAAGCTCAAAGATCACTTTCTGGAACAAGTTTATAA
- a CDS encoding nucleoside-triphosphatase, with the protein MNNLFLTGEKGIGKSTILKRVLNNCSMSIGGFMTLRNIEEDIYNKKVFMIYSLNDESRKHNIATITFKDNKNHIEINKDSFDIGIVSILKEDLNNSDLIILDELGFMESECFEFQKTIYDILDSSKPVLGVIKDYDCEFLDNIRNRIDTNIIKVTKENRDNLVESILNTLVSFNKNFK; encoded by the coding sequence ATGAATAATTTATTTTTAACTGGGGAAAAGGGGATAGGAAAGAGTACAATCTTAAAAAGAGTTTTGAATAATTGTAGTATGTCTATAGGCGGATTTATGACGTTAAGAAATATAGAAGAAGATATTTATAATAAAAAGGTGTTTATGATATATTCTTTAAATGATGAAAGCAGAAAACATAATATAGCTACAATAACGTTTAAAGATAATAAAAACCATATTGAAATAAATAAAGATTCTTTTGATATAGGTATAGTATCTATATTAAAAGAAGATTTAAATAATAGCGATTTGATTATACTTGATGAATTGGGATTCATGGAATCAGAATGTTTTGAGTTTCAGAAAACCATTTATGACATTTTAGATAGTTCTAAACCAGTTTTGGGAGTAATTAAAGATTATGACTGTGAATTTTTAGATAACATTAGAAATAGAATCGACACAAATATAATAAAAGTTACAAAAGAAAATAGAGATAATCTTGTAGAAAGCATTTTGAATACATTAGTTTCCTTTAATAAAAATTTCAAATAA
- the fdhF gene encoding formate dehydrogenase subunit alpha: protein MIDNKMVTVPKGSTIFEVAQKLGIDIPNFCYEKELTSFSGCRICVVEVEGYRNLSTACSTEVLDGMVVYTESKKVIETRKMILDLMLANHPTDCLTCSKVGSCKLQEYCRKYDVKKTSFEGDRKHFPIDDDNPVMERDQSKCILCGKCVRVCKEIQVTGAIDFTDRGFNSKVTTAFDDHLSTENCRMCGQCISVCPTGAIVNKQLKDIFPWEVEKIRTTCPFCGTGCNFDLNVKDGKVVGVTPNEESPVNGTSLCVKGRFHTDLINSPDRITTPLIKKNGKFVKASWEEALSLVTSKLKSIKDEYGGDAIAGLSSARCVNEDNFVFQKMMRLVFDTNNVDHCARTCHAPTVAGLATTLGSGAMTNSIEEVECNEVLFIIGSNATEAHPIIGNKMKKAAKKGAKLIVIDPRRTELADHATLWLPLNSGTDAALVNGIINIIVNKGWHDKEFIETRCEGFENMWETVKNYTPNIVSKITGISEDILYETAKLYANTKKAGIFYTLGITEHTTGTANVINLANLAMVTGHLGIENAGVNPLRGQNNVQGSCDMGALPNCLPGYREISEPESIKLFEEYWNTKLNPNKGLRIPEMLESSIEEKLKAMYVMGEEPVLTDSDANHVKKALSNLEFLVVQDITLTETAKFADVFLPATCYAEKDGTFTNTERRVQRVRKAVEAPGECRLDWKILCDIAKRLGVKGFDYGNVEEIFNEIREVIPTYKGITYERIDKVGLSWPCLTEDHPGTKFLHKETFPRGKGLMLPVEYEPPAELANEEYPVILTTGRMLYHYNVMTRYSNSLDALRPCELAEINPKDAKDLGVKDNEEIRVTSRRGSIVSKVKITDRVKPGMMFMTFHYKESPVNELTNSAYDPVTKTAEYKVTAVKVEKVCD, encoded by the coding sequence ATGATTGATAATAAAATGGTAACGGTACCTAAAGGAAGTACCATTTTTGAGGTAGCTCAAAAGCTAGGTATTGATATACCTAACTTTTGCTACGAAAAAGAGTTAACCTCTTTTTCTGGTTGCAGAATATGTGTGGTAGAAGTAGAAGGATATAGAAATCTATCAACGGCTTGTAGTACAGAGGTACTTGATGGAATGGTAGTATATACAGAATCTAAAAAGGTTATTGAAACACGTAAAATGATTTTAGATTTAATGTTAGCTAATCACCCAACTGACTGCTTAACCTGTAGTAAAGTAGGAAGTTGTAAGCTCCAAGAATATTGTCGTAAATATGATGTTAAAAAGACATCTTTTGAAGGCGATAGAAAACATTTTCCTATTGATGATGATAATCCAGTTATGGAAAGGGATCAGAGTAAATGTATTTTATGTGGAAAATGTGTTAGGGTATGTAAAGAAATTCAAGTTACAGGAGCTATAGACTTTACTGATAGAGGATTTAATTCTAAAGTTACTACTGCATTTGATGATCATTTAAGTACTGAAAATTGTAGAATGTGCGGACAATGTATCAGTGTATGTCCTACAGGAGCTATTGTCAATAAACAATTAAAAGATATATTTCCCTGGGAAGTAGAAAAGATTAGAACGACATGTCCTTTCTGTGGTACAGGATGTAACTTTGACTTAAATGTTAAAGATGGAAAGGTAGTAGGAGTTACACCTAATGAAGAATCGCCTGTAAATGGAACATCACTTTGTGTAAAAGGAAGATTTCATACAGATCTTATAAATAGCCCTGATAGAATTACTACACCTTTAATTAAAAAGAACGGAAAGTTTGTAAAAGCTAGTTGGGAAGAAGCTTTAAGCTTAGTAACTAGTAAACTAAAAAGTATAAAAGATGAATACGGCGGAGATGCAATAGCTGGATTAAGTTCTGCAAGATGTGTCAATGAAGATAACTTTGTATTTCAGAAAATGATGAGACTAGTATTTGATACTAATAATGTAGACCATTGTGCTAGAACATGCCATGCTCCTACAGTTGCAGGCCTTGCAACTACACTTGGAAGTGGAGCTATGACAAACTCTATAGAAGAGGTAGAATGTAATGAAGTACTATTTATTATAGGATCAAATGCTACAGAGGCACATCCTATAATAGGAAATAAAATGAAAAAAGCTGCTAAAAAAGGAGCCAAACTTATAGTTATAGATCCTAGACGTACTGAACTAGCAGATCATGCTACATTGTGGCTTCCATTAAACTCAGGTACAGATGCTGCTTTAGTAAATGGGATTATAAACATAATAGTTAACAAAGGGTGGCATGATAAGGAATTTATAGAGACCAGATGTGAAGGGTTTGAAAATATGTGGGAAACAGTAAAAAATTATACTCCTAATATAGTAAGTAAAATTACAGGAATATCAGAAGATATTTTGTATGAGACAGCAAAACTATATGCAAACACTAAGAAAGCAGGAATATTCTATACATTAGGAATAACTGAGCATACTACAGGCACTGCAAATGTTATAAATCTTGCTAACTTAGCGATGGTAACAGGACATTTAGGTATAGAAAATGCAGGAGTAAATCCTTTAAGAGGACAAAATAATGTTCAAGGGTCTTGTGATATGGGCGCACTTCCTAACTGCTTACCAGGATATAGAGAAATTAGTGAGCCAGAAAGTATTAAGCTTTTTGAAGAATATTGGAATACTAAATTGAATCCTAACAAGGGGTTAAGAATTCCAGAGATGTTAGAAAGCTCAATAGAAGAAAAATTAAAAGCCATGTATGTTATGGGAGAAGAACCAGTTTTAACTGATTCTGATGCAAACCATGTGAAAAAGGCCTTGAGTAACTTAGAATTTTTAGTTGTTCAAGACATAACATTAACAGAAACAGCTAAATTTGCAGATGTATTTCTTCCAGCTACTTGTTACGCAGAGAAAGATGGTACTTTTACAAATACAGAAAGAAGAGTTCAAAGAGTAAGAAAAGCTGTTGAAGCGCCAGGAGAATGTAGACTGGATTGGAAGATACTATGTGATATAGCCAAAAGATTAGGAGTAAAAGGCTTTGACTATGGAAATGTAGAAGAAATATTCAATGAGATAAGGGAAGTCATACCAACATATAAAGGTATAACTTATGAGAGAATTGATAAAGTAGGATTATCATGGCCATGTCTTACAGAAGATCATCCTGGAACTAAATTCTTACACAAAGAAACATTTCCTCGAGGCAAAGGATTGATGCTTCCAGTTGAATATGAACCACCTGCTGAGCTGGCAAATGAAGAATATCCAGTTATACTAACTACAGGAAGAATGCTTTATCACTATAATGTTATGACAAGGTATTCTAATAGCTTAGATGCATTAAGACCATGTGAACTAGCAGAAATCAATCCTAAAGATGCTAAAGATTTAGGAGTTAAGGATAATGAAGAAATTAGAGTTACTTCTCGTAGAGGATCTATAGTATCAAAGGTTAAGATAACAGATAGGGTTAAGCCAGGAATGATGTTTATGACATTCCACTATAAAGAATCACCTGTAAATGAACTTACAAACTCAGCATATGATCCTGTTACTAAGACAGCAGAGTATAAAGTTACGGCTGTAAAAGTTGAAAAGGTATGTGATTAG
- the glp gene encoding gephyrin-like molybdotransferase Glp, with amino-acid sequence MLKNISLEEAKFILLSKIKTTDIERVNLTSSLGRILARDIFAMNNVPNFSRSPLDGYAVIAEDIKFADKNNPTILKVIGEVPAGYVFKGKAEKNTAVKIMTGAPIPDGYNAIIKKEDTDEGVEYVNIYRTSLPYQNVVPVGEDIQKGKKIMEKGTKIHPGCIGILASLGMENVEVYRKPKIGILSTGTELVELGDELKEGQIYNSNLYSIGAIITECGGEPVYLGTVRDDIDTISKSIQSGIQSCDIILSTGGASVGDYDLIGKVYENIGANTLFWRVKMKPGTPVLAAEKEDKILIGLSGNPGAALISFENIVKPLIKKLQGLIDWEPTKIKGIMMDDFNKFSNQRRFLRVRVERLENTYGIYLSGKQNPGVLTSLLTCNALVDVPVNTPFLSKGQEVEAILLKEGGL; translated from the coding sequence ATGCTGAAGAATATTTCACTTGAAGAAGCTAAGTTTATACTGTTATCAAAAATAAAAACTACTGATATAGAAAGAGTAAATTTAACGAGTTCACTTGGTAGAATTTTAGCAAGAGATATATTTGCTATGAATAATGTACCTAACTTTAGTCGTTCTCCATTAGATGGATATGCAGTGATAGCTGAAGATATAAAGTTTGCAGATAAAAATAACCCTACTATTCTAAAAGTAATTGGAGAAGTTCCAGCAGGTTATGTCTTTAAAGGAAAAGCAGAGAAGAATACTGCGGTAAAAATAATGACAGGAGCACCTATTCCTGATGGTTACAACGCCATAATAAAGAAAGAAGATACTGATGAAGGGGTAGAGTATGTAAATATATATAGAACTTCTTTACCTTATCAAAATGTTGTGCCTGTAGGTGAAGACATTCAAAAAGGAAAAAAGATTATGGAAAAAGGTACAAAAATACATCCCGGGTGTATAGGCATACTAGCTTCTTTAGGTATGGAGAATGTTGAAGTATATAGAAAACCTAAAATTGGAATTTTATCAACAGGAACTGAACTTGTAGAACTAGGAGACGAATTGAAAGAAGGACAAATATATAATAGTAACTTATATAGTATAGGAGCTATTATAACAGAGTGTGGTGGAGAACCAGTATACTTAGGAACAGTAAGAGACGATATAGATACTATATCTAAAAGTATACAATCTGGTATTCAAAGCTGTGATATTATTTTATCTACAGGAGGAGCTTCGGTAGGGGATTACGACTTAATCGGAAAGGTTTATGAAAATATAGGAGCTAATACTCTATTCTGGAGAGTGAAAATGAAGCCAGGGACACCTGTTTTAGCAGCTGAAAAGGAAGATAAGATTTTAATAGGATTATCAGGAAATCCTGGTGCAGCACTTATTTCTTTTGAAAATATTGTAAAGCCACTTATAAAAAAATTACAAGGACTTATTGACTGGGAGCCAACAAAAATTAAAGGTATAATGATGGATGATTTCAATAAATTTAGTAATCAGAGAAGATTTTTAAGAGTCAGAGTAGAAAGATTAGAAAATACGTATGGTATTTATTTAAGTGGAAAGCAGAACCCTGGAGTTTTAACATCATTACTTACTTGTAATGCGTTAGTAGATGTTCCTGTAAACACACCCTTTTTAAGTAAAGGACAGGAAGTAGAAGCTATACTATTAAAAGAAGGTGGACTATAG
- the mobB gene encoding molybdopterin-guanine dinucleotide biosynthesis protein B, translating to MIPVISIVGFSNSGKTTLIVKILKEIKLRGYRVAIIKHHHGDFDIDEKGKDSWHHSQAGADTVIVSSPNKFAMVSNLEEEKELDDLIKLIGDVDLIITEGYKKLNKPKIAVFRTELCEHDSILELENLIAVASDTYIKHKVPCFDLEDIEGLVNLIEKKFLKNK from the coding sequence ATGATACCAGTTATATCGATAGTTGGATTTTCTAACTCAGGAAAGACTACTCTTATAGTAAAAATTTTAAAAGAAATAAAGTTGCGTGGATATAGAGTGGCTATAATAAAGCATCATCATGGAGATTTTGATATTGATGAAAAAGGAAAAGATAGCTGGCATCACTCTCAAGCTGGGGCTGATACAGTTATAGTATCGTCCCCTAATAAATTTGCTATGGTTTCTAACTTAGAAGAAGAAAAGGAATTAGATGATTTAATAAAGTTAATAGGCGATGTAGACTTAATAATAACAGAAGGATACAAAAAGCTTAATAAACCTAAAATAGCAGTATTTAGAACAGAGTTATGTGAACATGACTCCATTTTAGAATTGGAAAATCTTATAGCAGTAGCTAGTGATACCTACATAAAACATAAAGTTCCTTGTTTTGACTTGGAAGATATAGAAGGATTAGTTAACCTAATCGAAAAAAAATTTTTGAAAAACAAATAA